A single Thermosynechococcus vestitus BP-1 DNA region contains:
- a CDS encoding branched-chain amino acid ABC transporter permease, with translation MAGWLGTYDFLLVSMTLGAMLALSLYLPLMSGQLSLASPAFYAIGGYIAALLSTRVFAGLNPYPLPLVLGEMVVAALVCGLLGWGLGVPVLRLRGIYFAIATIAFSEVLRVLALNLEVTGGAVGIFGIPQPFSTPLGYLWLTLPLLILVAIAIGRLEQTRAGKAMQAIRGDELVAQTLGIDTTRYKVLGFALGAILAGVAGVLAAHLLNTWNPRQGTFDTGVLALTAVLVGGNRTFVGAIAGGMLFTALPELLRGLADQAYLPPAVANFCRDGRLMLYGLLIILGTRFFPRGLCQPPRWRSLWSILLGPQPRKM, from the coding sequence ATGGCGGGCTGGCTGGGCACCTACGATTTCCTGCTGGTTTCGATGACCCTGGGGGCGATGCTGGCACTATCGCTCTATTTGCCTCTGATGAGTGGTCAACTTTCCCTGGCGAGTCCAGCCTTTTATGCCATTGGTGGCTATATTGCTGCTTTGCTCTCCACCCGTGTTTTTGCAGGACTGAACCCCTATCCCCTGCCCTTGGTGCTGGGGGAAATGGTTGTGGCGGCTCTTGTCTGTGGCTTGCTGGGATGGGGCTTGGGGGTGCCGGTGCTGCGGTTGCGGGGCATTTATTTTGCCATTGCCACCATCGCTTTCTCTGAGGTGCTGCGGGTGTTGGCACTCAATCTGGAGGTTACGGGGGGAGCAGTCGGTATCTTTGGCATTCCCCAACCCTTTAGTACGCCCTTGGGCTATCTGTGGCTGACGCTACCCTTGCTAATCCTGGTGGCGATCGCCATCGGTCGCTTGGAACAGACCCGTGCCGGCAAGGCCATGCAGGCCATTCGTGGCGATGAATTGGTGGCCCAGACCCTCGGCATTGATACCACTCGCTACAAGGTTTTGGGCTTTGCCTTGGGGGCTATTCTGGCGGGGGTGGCTGGGGTTTTGGCGGCCCATCTCTTGAATACTTGGAATCCCCGTCAGGGCACGTTTGATACGGGGGTGTTGGCCCTGACGGCCGTGCTGGTGGGGGGCAATCGGACGTTTGTGGGGGCGATCGCTGGCGGTATGCTCTTTACAGCCTTACCAGAACTCCTAAGGGGACTCGCCGATCAAGCCTATTTGCCACCAGCAGTGGCCAATTTTTGCCGCGATGGGCGTCTTATGCTCTATGGCTTGCTGATTATCCTTGGCACGCGGTTTTTTCCAAGGGGCTTGTGCCAGCCTCCCCGCTGGCGATCGCTCTGGAGCATCCTATTGGGTCCTCAACCACGGAAAATGTAG
- a CDS encoding ATP-binding protein codes for MTSPPVTVSLTLPSDLTQLEALLAWFNQYRPPTLPLEEWLKLELALAEGFTNAVRHAHRDRPPDTPIRIDLYIAATHIELRIWDRGDPFDLKAKLQTLPPQIAIDAEGGRGLRLLATIMDELAYQAIEEGGNCLILRKTLKPTPQ; via the coding sequence ATGACCTCTCCCCCCGTGACTGTTTCCCTGACCTTGCCCAGTGACTTAACCCAGCTGGAGGCACTGTTGGCATGGTTTAATCAGTACCGCCCACCTACGCTGCCCCTTGAGGAGTGGTTGAAATTGGAACTGGCGCTCGCCGAGGGGTTTACCAACGCCGTTCGCCATGCCCATCGCGATCGCCCCCCCGATACTCCGATTCGCATTGATCTGTACATCGCCGCAACCCACATTGAATTGCGCATTTGGGATCGGGGTGACCCCTTTGACCTGAAGGCAAAGTTGCAAACACTGCCGCCGCAAATTGCCATCGATGCCGAAGGAGGACGGGGCCTACGCCTTTTGGCAACGATTATGGATGAACTGGCCTATCAAGCCATAGAGGAGGGGGGCAACTGTTTGATTCTGCGCAAAACCCTGAAGCCGACCCCCCAATAA
- a CDS encoding FAD-binding domain-containing protein, with protein MTDSAKDLLAAAAVERRLGNRDAYVPYLRQVFADVVGEDDTVSETYGGLGAAQERLANIQPLRYGKRRNFLTGEVTGLSAYLRHGVISLAAVRDRVRQLVDDPSEAEALLQQLAWRDYWQRLYAHWGDRLWQDIEPYKTGWSAVDYATDLPAALVAAETGLACMDAFSSDLQRTGYLHNHARLWLAAYVVHWCRVRWQAGAAWFLQHLLDGDPASNNLSWQWVASTFSHKPYFFNRQNLERYSDGKYCRQCPMSDRCPFDATYEELAARLFPHKT; from the coding sequence ATGACTGATTCTGCCAAAGACCTTCTCGCGGCTGCCGCTGTGGAGCGCAGGTTGGGAAACCGTGATGCCTATGTGCCCTATTTGCGACAAGTGTTTGCCGACGTCGTGGGGGAAGATGACACTGTGAGTGAAACCTATGGTGGCCTAGGAGCAGCCCAAGAGCGTTTGGCCAACATTCAGCCCCTACGCTATGGCAAACGTCGCAACTTTTTGACAGGGGAAGTGACGGGACTTTCGGCCTATTTGCGCCATGGGGTCATCAGTTTGGCGGCGGTGCGGGATCGCGTGCGGCAATTGGTAGATGACCCCTCTGAAGCGGAGGCACTACTCCAACAATTGGCATGGCGAGACTATTGGCAGCGCCTCTATGCCCATTGGGGCGATCGCCTGTGGCAGGACATTGAACCCTATAAGACAGGTTGGTCAGCAGTAGATTATGCAACCGACTTACCCGCCGCACTCGTCGCTGCGGAAACGGGGCTGGCCTGTATGGATGCCTTTAGTTCGGATCTGCAACGAACGGGCTATCTCCATAACCATGCGCGGTTATGGCTGGCGGCCTACGTGGTGCATTGGTGTCGGGTGCGCTGGCAGGCGGGCGCCGCCTGGTTTTTGCAGCATCTCCTCGATGGCGATCCGGCGAGTAATAACCTCTCGTGGCAGTGGGTGGCCAGTACCTTTAGCCACAAGCCCTACTTTTTTAACCGCCAAAACCTGGAACGCTATAGTGATGGCAAATACTGTCGGCAGTGCCCAATGAGCGATCGCTGTCCCTTTGATGCCACCTACGAGGAATTGGCAGCCCGCCTTTTCCCCCACAAGACATAG
- a CDS encoding circadian clock KaiB family protein yields MVGLKPILYKGLALFTPGEDVVFCRDPSKQGHWHQSLCQALQQLLDLEEPPLFLSPCYTAAVDYWFDEEQHCLRVAAEVYPLAWPHRPLLNALFAPAHQPTLPWQLVQDPQHPCDAQALEAYRSSFPQLWEHHQLIYDLQEATPPSTFTPRPSQPDRYVFRLYVRGETHAAEVALKNLHDLLSSALKVPYTLKVVDVTKQPDLAEKDQVQATPTLVRVYPQPVRRLVGQLDHRYRLQHLLSP; encoded by the coding sequence ATGGTTGGCCTCAAGCCTATCCTATACAAGGGGTTGGCCCTCTTTACGCCGGGGGAGGACGTGGTCTTTTGCCGTGACCCATCGAAGCAGGGACATTGGCATCAGTCCCTCTGCCAAGCCCTGCAACAACTCTTGGATTTAGAGGAGCCGCCCCTTTTTCTCTCTCCCTGTTATACGGCGGCCGTCGATTACTGGTTTGATGAAGAACAACACTGCCTGCGGGTGGCGGCAGAGGTTTATCCTTTGGCATGGCCCCATCGCCCCCTATTGAATGCCCTCTTTGCCCCTGCTCATCAGCCCACCTTGCCGTGGCAGTTGGTACAGGATCCGCAGCACCCCTGCGATGCCCAAGCCCTAGAGGCTTACCGCAGCAGCTTTCCCCAACTGTGGGAGCACCACCAACTGATCTATGATTTGCAGGAAGCCACGCCCCCAAGTACTTTTACACCGCGGCCGTCGCAACCCGATCGCTATGTCTTTCGCCTTTATGTGCGCGGGGAAACCCATGCGGCTGAGGTTGCCCTCAAAAATCTCCATGATTTGCTCAGTTCCGCCCTCAAGGTGCCCTATACCCTCAAAGTGGTGGATGTCACTAAGCAACCGGATCTGGCGGAGAAGGATCAGGTCCAAGCCACGCCAACATTGGTGCGGGTGTATCCCCAGCCAGTGCGCCGCCTTGTGGGACAGTTGGATCATCGCTATCGCCTGCAACATTTGCTAAGCCCTTAG
- a CDS encoding type IV pilus twitching motility protein PilT, producing the protein MTNPQSSPPPPPRVPHSPPMPPRPPMGAAVPPMPPQPGMAPPRPAPPPPPQGMPPRPMPPQPGMPPRPMPPQPAMPQQVVATQPMPTPAARISGPTMEQLVREAFEHGYSDIHVGVGEAPRFRDRGRLEITNYPVTDEETFNYWLNELLTPQQIEQFRTHLEYDGAYQYEGLCRVRINIFVALKGPAMVLRLIPVKILTLEQLNLPPVFKDLCHYHKGLILVTGPTGSGKSTTLAAMVDYINTEMQKHIISIEDPIEFVHQSRRSLIRQREVGIHTLKFDNALKASLREDPDIILIGEMRDRETVNTALKAAQTGHLVFGTLHTNSAVKTIERILNLYNPDEQGPMRMQVAESLVAVIAQALVRTTDGKRAAIHEIMINTDAIKDYILRGEVEEIEAIIPQCTYDGMCTMNQCLYELYEAGRIDEETAIENSPKPNEMAQILRGRI; encoded by the coding sequence ATGACTAATCCCCAAAGTTCACCTCCTCCACCGCCCCGTGTTCCTCATTCACCCCCGATGCCCCCCCGTCCGCCAATGGGTGCGGCGGTTCCGCCCATGCCTCCCCAACCGGGAATGGCGCCCCCCCGTCCTGCACCCCCCCCGCCTCCCCAGGGGATGCCTCCCCGTCCCATGCCCCCCCAACCGGGGATGCCCCCACGCCCCATGCCGCCGCAGCCGGCAATGCCCCAGCAGGTGGTGGCAACCCAACCGATGCCGACACCGGCTGCTCGCATTTCTGGCCCCACGATGGAGCAACTGGTGCGGGAGGCCTTTGAGCACGGCTACTCCGATATTCATGTGGGCGTTGGCGAAGCACCACGCTTTCGCGATCGCGGACGTTTAGAGATTACCAACTATCCCGTTACTGATGAAGAAACTTTTAACTACTGGCTCAATGAACTGCTCACTCCCCAACAAATTGAGCAGTTTCGCACCCACCTGGAATACGATGGCGCCTACCAGTATGAAGGACTGTGTCGGGTACGGATCAACATCTTTGTCGCCCTAAAAGGCCCCGCCATGGTGCTGCGGTTGATTCCCGTGAAGATCCTGACGCTGGAGCAGTTGAATTTGCCGCCCGTGTTCAAGGATCTTTGCCACTACCACAAGGGTCTGATTCTAGTGACGGGTCCAACGGGCTCTGGGAAGTCCACAACCCTTGCTGCCATGGTGGACTACATCAACACCGAAATGCAAAAGCACATTATCTCCATCGAGGATCCGATTGAGTTTGTGCACCAAAGCCGCCGTTCCCTGATCCGCCAGCGGGAGGTGGGCATCCACACCCTTAAATTTGACAATGCCCTCAAGGCGTCACTGCGGGAAGACCCCGACATTATTCTGATTGGGGAGATGCGCGATCGCGAGACAGTGAATACAGCCCTCAAAGCAGCGCAAACGGGTCACTTGGTCTTTGGTACCCTGCACACCAACAGTGCCGTGAAAACGATTGAGCGCATCCTCAACCTCTACAACCCCGATGAACAAGGGCCCATGCGGATGCAGGTGGCGGAATCGCTGGTGGCGGTCATTGCCCAAGCCCTTGTGCGCACGACCGATGGCAAGCGGGCGGCCATTCACGAGATCATGATCAACACCGATGCCATCAAGGACTACATTTTGCGGGGTGAAGTGGAGGAAATTGAGGCGATTATTCCTCAGTGTACCTACGATGGTATGTGCACGATGAACCAGTGCCTCTACGAGCTCTATGAGGCGGGGCGCATTGATGAGGAAACCGCCATCGAAAACTCCCCCAAACCCAACGAAATGGCGCAAATCCTGCGGGGACGTATCTAG
- a CDS encoding AEC family transporter, whose protein sequence is MADALSAASPLVIWTSLGFICGRWLPAVIPHWLGRGLYWVGVPIQIFALVHQTNFAGLIWLAPVLAFVALIVGYILAQSLYDLQKRHFQPQWLQYTPPLLTSTVPEGESRRFQGSYLIASILGNTGFVGLGVAIPLLSTTALPWAAFYAITQNALGTYGLGSFLGQYYGKGNDQPWWRALAVIPTVPTLWASMAGFATHDLAFPATIERLCEIDIHLVIPFAFVLTGIRLSRLPGWQSFRMALLPMLIKTLLLPLTMMAIAYGLGLRGDPLLAIAIMTGTPTAFAALILAEEYELNTDLPPAVIALSTLSFVAVFPFWVFLCRQVLT, encoded by the coding sequence ATGGCGGATGCACTCAGTGCAGCTAGCCCCTTAGTCATTTGGACAAGTCTGGGGTTCATCTGTGGCCGTTGGTTGCCGGCAGTGATTCCCCACTGGTTGGGACGGGGCCTCTATTGGGTCGGGGTACCCATTCAAATTTTTGCCTTGGTGCACCAGACCAACTTCGCAGGACTCATTTGGTTGGCACCGGTGCTGGCCTTTGTGGCGCTCATTGTCGGCTATATCCTTGCCCAAAGCCTCTACGATTTGCAGAAACGCCACTTTCAACCCCAGTGGCTCCAATACACCCCTCCCTTGCTCACCAGTACAGTTCCCGAAGGAGAAAGTCGCCGCTTTCAGGGGAGCTATCTCATTGCCAGCATTCTCGGCAACACGGGCTTTGTCGGGTTGGGGGTTGCCATTCCTCTCCTGAGTACGACGGCATTGCCCTGGGCGGCCTTCTATGCGATTACCCAAAATGCCCTCGGTACCTACGGCTTGGGTTCATTCCTTGGTCAGTACTACGGCAAAGGGAATGATCAACCTTGGTGGCGAGCTTTGGCAGTGATTCCAACTGTACCGACCCTTTGGGCATCAATGGCGGGATTTGCTACCCATGATCTTGCGTTTCCCGCGACGATCGAACGGTTGTGTGAGATAGATATTCACTTGGTGATTCCCTTTGCCTTTGTGCTCACAGGAATTCGCCTCAGTCGGCTCCCCGGTTGGCAGAGCTTTCGTATGGCGTTGCTGCCTATGCTGATCAAGACGTTATTGCTGCCATTGACGATGATGGCGATCGCCTATGGGTTGGGATTGCGGGGGGACCCATTGCTGGCGATCGCCATTATGACTGGCACACCTACGGCCTTTGCCGCCTTGATTTTGGCGGAGGAATACGAGCTCAATACCGACTTGCCCCCTGCGGTCATTGCCCTGAGTACCCTGAGTTTCGTAGCGGTGTTCCCCTTTTGGGTTTTCCTTTGCCGTCAAGTTTTAACATAG
- a CDS encoding ABC transporter ATP-binding protein, producing MTAATRSTDWQLLQRLLPYLKPYRWGLVGSGLLLIPLAAAAALQPIIIGQAIALLKGEESTYGFLKTLTLTQGIDLLSMALLVTVVLRFGVQAAQGYWIQKIGQNITADLRHDLFDHVLRLSSRFFDRTPVGKLITRLTSDVDALGDVFATGAVGVLSDVFSMLVVILTMFFIDRLLATLLLALVLPIAALIIYFQHCYRVANYKSREELSLLNADLQENIVGITVVQLFRREAFNSQLFRRRNQRYIKEVDRTIFYDSAVSATLEWIAFVAIAGVLWLGGALVQQRTIDFGTLATFILFSQRVFDPLRQLAEKFTTVQAGLTAIERIHDLLSEPIEIHDPDRTFLRLPQIENTAPAVEFRDVWLAYKDDDYVLKQLSFQIHAGEKVAIVGPTGAGKSSIIRLLCRLYEPTRGEVLIGGRNVRDFTQAELRQHIGVILQESFLFSGDVKGNIALGDNYTLAEIQRVAAEMNIAEFIEQLPQGYDTALRQRGTNLSAGQRQLLAFARVAIRNPEILVLDEATANLDVGTEALIQEALNRLLVNRTAMIIAHRLATIRHVDRIFVLKRGQLVEQGSHSELLARNGVYAHLYRLQALTKDVAPQQDA from the coding sequence ATGACAGCAGCAACACGCTCCACGGATTGGCAACTTTTGCAACGACTGCTTCCTTACCTCAAGCCCTATCGCTGGGGACTGGTGGGAAGTGGCTTGCTTTTGATTCCCTTGGCGGCAGCCGCAGCATTACAACCGATCATCATTGGGCAGGCGATCGCCCTCCTGAAGGGGGAAGAGAGTACCTACGGCTTTTTGAAAACCTTAACGCTGACCCAAGGGATTGATCTACTGAGCATGGCGCTGTTGGTAACCGTGGTGCTGCGCTTTGGGGTGCAGGCAGCCCAGGGGTACTGGATTCAAAAAATTGGTCAAAACATTACTGCCGATCTTCGCCATGACTTATTTGACCACGTGCTGCGGTTATCCTCCCGCTTCTTTGACCGCACTCCCGTCGGTAAGCTCATTACCCGCTTGACCAGTGATGTGGATGCCTTAGGGGATGTGTTTGCCACTGGCGCTGTGGGGGTTCTCAGTGATGTCTTCTCGATGCTGGTGGTCATCCTGACGATGTTTTTCATTGACCGCCTGTTGGCAACACTGCTGCTGGCCTTGGTTCTGCCGATCGCTGCCCTGATTATCTATTTTCAACATTGCTATCGCGTCGCCAACTACAAGTCCCGCGAGGAGCTGTCGCTACTGAATGCCGATCTTCAGGAAAACATTGTTGGTATTACGGTGGTGCAATTGTTTCGCCGTGAGGCCTTCAATAGTCAACTGTTTCGGCGGCGCAATCAGCGCTACATCAAAGAGGTCGATCGGACGATTTTCTATGATTCAGCGGTATCAGCGACCTTAGAGTGGATTGCCTTTGTGGCGATCGCGGGGGTTCTCTGGCTCGGCGGCGCCTTAGTGCAGCAGCGCACGATTGACTTTGGCACCTTAGCCACGTTTATCCTCTTTTCACAGCGCGTCTTTGATCCACTGCGGCAGTTGGCGGAGAAATTTACCACAGTGCAAGCGGGCTTAACCGCCATTGAGCGCATCCATGATCTGCTCTCAGAACCCATTGAAATTCACGATCCCGATCGCACCTTTTTGCGTTTGCCCCAGATAGAAAATACAGCCCCTGCCGTTGAGTTTCGTGATGTCTGGCTGGCCTACAAAGACGATGACTATGTCCTCAAGCAGCTTTCCTTTCAAATTCATGCTGGCGAGAAGGTGGCCATTGTTGGCCCCACGGGTGCAGGCAAAAGTTCGATTATTCGCTTGCTCTGTCGTCTTTATGAGCCAACGCGCGGTGAAGTCCTCATTGGTGGTCGCAATGTGCGCGACTTTACCCAAGCAGAACTGCGGCAGCACATTGGTGTGATTTTACAGGAGAGCTTTCTCTTCTCTGGGGATGTCAAAGGCAACATTGCCCTTGGCGACAACTACACCCTTGCCGAAATTCAGCGAGTGGCCGCAGAAATGAACATTGCTGAGTTCATTGAGCAGTTGCCCCAAGGCTATGACACAGCCCTGCGGCAGCGGGGCACAAACCTCTCGGCGGGGCAGCGACAACTTTTGGCCTTTGCGCGGGTCGCCATTCGCAATCCAGAAATTCTTGTCCTTGATGAGGCAACGGCCAATTTGGATGTGGGCACCGAGGCACTGATTCAGGAGGCCTTGAACCGTCTCTTGGTGAATCGAACCGCAATGATTATTGCCCACCGCCTCGCCACAATCCGCCATGTGGATCGCATTTTTGTGCTCAAACGGGGACAACTGGTGGAGCAGGGCAGCCACAGTGAACTGTTGGCTCGCAATGGCGTGTACGCCCATCTCTACCGGTTGCAGGCACTCACCAAAGACGTAGCCCCTCAACAGGATGCCTAA